The Coregonus clupeaformis isolate EN_2021a chromosome 6, ASM2061545v1, whole genome shotgun sequence genome has a segment encoding these proteins:
- the LOC121567693 gene encoding calcium-binding protein 39-like, whose translation MPFPFGKSHKSPADIVKNLKDSMTVLEKHDISDKKAEKATEEVSKSLVAMKEILYGTNEKEPQTEAVAQLAQELYNSGLLSTLVADLQLIDFEGKKDVAQIFNNILRRQIGTRTPTVEYLCTQQNTLFMLLKGYESPEIALNCGIMLRECIRHEPLAKITLGAEQFYDFFRYVEMSTFDIASDAFATFKDLLTRHKILSAEFLEQHYDRFFSEYEKLLHSENYVTKRQSLKLLGELLLDRHNFTIMTKYISKPENLKLMMNLLRDKSRNIQFEAFHVFKVFVANPNKTQPILDILLKNQTKLIEFLSKFQNDRTEDEQFNDEKTYLVKQIRDLKRPAPQEA comes from the exons ATGCCATTCCCCTTTGGCAAGTCCCACAAGTCGCCGGCGGATATCGTCAAGAACCTGAAGGATAGCATGACGGTGTTGGAGAAACACGACATCTCTGACAAGAAGGCTGAGAAG gccaCAGAAGAGGTGTCTAAGAGCCTGGTGGCGATGAAGGAGATTCTCTATGGTACCAATGAGaaggagccccagactgaggcgGTGGCCCAGCTGGCTCAGGAGCTCTACAACAGCGGCCTGCTCAGCACCCTCGTAGCTGACCTGCAGCTCATCGACTTTGAG GGTAAGAAGGATGTGGCTCAGATCTTCAACAACATCCTGAGGCGTCAGATCGGGACGCGGACGCCCACGGTGGAGTACCTCTGCACTCAGCAGAACACCCTCTTCATGCTGCTCAAAGG GTACGAGTCTCCAGAGATCGCTCTGAACTGTGGCATCATGCTGAGGGAGTGTATCAGGCACGAGCCGCTGGCCAAGATCACCCTGGGGGCCGAGCAGTTCTACGACTTCTTCAGATACGTGGAGATGTCCACGTTTGACATCGCCTCAGATGCATTCGCCACTTTTAAA GACTTGCTAACGAGACACAAGATTCTGAGTGCTGAGTTCCTGGAGCAGCATTACGACAGG ttCTTCAGTGAATATGAGAAGTTACTCCACTCAGAGAACTACGTGACTAAAAGGCAATCCCTCAAG TTGCTGGGAGAGCTTCTTCTCGATCGACACAATTTCACCATCATGACGAAATACATCAGCAAGCCAGAGAACCTCAAGCTAATGATGAACCTTCTTCGAGACAAAAGCCGCAACATCCAGTTTGAGGCCTTCCACGTCTTTAAG GTGTTTGTGGCCAACCCCAACAAGACACAGCCCATCTTGGACATTCTTCTGAAGAACCAGACCAAACTCATTGAGTTCCTCTCCAAGTTCCAGAACGACAGGACGGAGGACGAACAGTTCAACGATGAAAAGACATACCTGGTCAAACAGATCAGAGATCTGAAGAGGCCGGCCCCCCAGGAGGCCTGA
- the LOC121568319 gene encoding lysophosphatidic acid receptor 6-like: protein MPLCERKVCYIQWIVYVPTFVVGLPLNLAALWLLLFRMRRWTESMVYLSSLIINDSLVIFSLPFKIYAYEHIWGLSMGFCTFLESLVFVNIYGSIILIVCISGDRYVSLRFPFNGKHLHSSRKAALVCLAVWVTVFAFTTPIYELHNKNNNDSGLHNDNETRCFQNFSSETWKKKWIIIAMETVFTISTVAMVFFSVRVMQILSDMRRRNPLDEKLRNNKSVKIVLSNLVAFLLCFIPYHVAAVVYFLAKNFTEDRGIIDPLRDFVHISTCLGTVNCLTDGVCYYLILKENLLTASQERRRMSTRGNTVARLREINQHPMDNIKVKEPGETGSDTQVNGD from the coding sequence ATGCCACTGTGTGAAAGAAAAGTATGCTATATCCAGTGGATTGTCTACGTCCCCACGTTTGTGGTGGGTCTTCCCCTCAACCTGGCCGCTCTGTGGCTCCTCCTCTTCAGGATGCGTCGATGGACTGAGTCCATGGTGTACCTCAGCAGTCTGATCATCAACGACAGCCTGGTCATCTTCTCTCTGCCCTTCAAGATATACGCCTACGAACACATCTGGGGCCTGAGCATGGGCTTCTGCACCTTCCTGGAGAGCCTGGTGTTCGTCAACATCTATGGGAGCATCATACTGATCGTGTGCATCTCAGGCGACCGCTATGTTTCTCTGCGGTTTCCATTCAACGGCAAGCATCTACACTCGTCACGGAAGGCTGCCCTGGTATGCCTGGCCGTGTGGGTGACGGTATTCGCTTTCACCACGCCCATCTATGAGCtccacaacaaaaacaacaacgaCAGCGGACTGCACAATGACAACGAAACCAGGTGTTTCCAGAACTTCTCCAGCGAAACCTGGAAGAAGAAATGGATCATCATCGCCATGGAGACGGTGTTCACGATCAGCACGGTCGCCATGGTGTTCTTCTCGGTGCGCGTGATGCAGATCCTGAGTGACATGCGGCGACGGAACCCGCTGGACGAGAAGCTGAGGAACAACAAGTCTGTGAAGATCGTCCTGAGCAACCTGGTGGCCTTCCTGCTGTGCTTCATCCCCTACCACGTGGCCGCAGTCGTCTACTTCCTGGCCAAGAACTTCACGGAGGACCGGGGCATCATCGACCCCCTCAGAGATTTCGTCCACATCAGCACCTGTCTGGGCACTGTCAACTGTTTGACGGACGGGGTCTGCTACTACCTCATCCTGAAGGAGAACCTGCTGACTGCCagccaggagaggaggaggatgtccaCTAGAGGAAACACAGTGGCAAGGCTCAGGGAAATCAACCAGCATCCAATGGACAACATCAAGGTCAAGGAACCTGGAGAGACAGGCTCAGACACCCAGGTCAATGGAGATTGA
- the LOC121568320 gene encoding lysophosphatidic acid receptor 4, which translates to MNNTNNSSGAMSYEYAASATVYGCVLVLGLPLNAVSLWILLRRHGLKSSSAVFMSHLALSDLLLVLSLPTRVYFYTTGTWPLGIQACTATTMLFRNNIRSSAIFITFIGLDRLLAVVFPLRSRHLRTTTNAWKACVFVWLLIVAVNIPESLYQIRRMKSCNANNVCFEFTTSGCAVGLPIVGYVQSGLVFAMLGVNVVSSAMVSWKLRGHLSDAAKVNNKMNVMLIFTINLLMFIVFFLPFSIVLTLKNRVAVMPMFCLASVNCCLDPLLYYFSLDAFWKKKEGSDMEVSLARSHESR; encoded by the coding sequence ATGAACAATACCAACAATAGTTCCGGAGCTATGAGTTATGAGTATGCAGCCTCTGCCACAGTGTATGGTTGCGTGTTGGTGCTGGGACTGCCGCTCAACGCCGTGTCGCTGTGGATTCTGCTCCGCCGCCATGGCCTCAAATCCTCCAGTGCTGTCTTCATGAGCCACCTGGCTCTGTCCGACCTGCTGCTGGTGCTCTCCCTGCCCACCCGGGTCTACTTCTACACCACGGGCACCTGGCCCCTGGGCATCCAGGCCTGCACCGCCACCACCATGCTGTTCCGCAACAACATCCGCTCCAGCGCCATCTTCATCACCTTCATTGGCCTGGACAGGCTGCTGGCTGTGGTCTTCCCTCTGAGGTCCCGCCACCTCCGCACCACCACCAACGCCTGGAAGGCCTGTGTCTTCGTCTGGCTCCTGATCGTGGCGGTCAACATCCCAGAGAGCCTCTACCAGATCCGTCGGATGAAGAGCTGTAATGCCAATAACGTCTGCTTTGAGTTTACAACTAGTGGATGTGCTGTGGGGTTGCCGATCGTTGGTTATGTGCAGTCTGGGCTGGTGTTCGCCATGCTGGGGGTCAACGTGGTCTCCTCCGCCATGGTGTCCTGGAAGCTACGCGGGCACCTCAGCGATGCCGCCAAGGTCAACAACAAGATGAACGTCATGCTGATCTTCACCATCAACCTTCTGATGTTTATTGTCTTCTTCCTGCCATTCTCCATCGTGCTAACGCTCAAAAACAGGGTGGCTGTCATGCCCATGTTCTGTCTGGCCAGCGTCAACTGCTGTCTAGATCCACTGTTGTACTACTTCTCTTTAGATGCTTTCTGGAAGAAGAAAGAGGGTTCTGACATGGAGGTTTCTCTGGCCAGATCACATGAAAGTAGATGA